The Raphanus sativus cultivar WK10039 chromosome 2, ASM80110v3, whole genome shotgun sequence genome includes a region encoding these proteins:
- the LOC130502829 gene encoding uncharacterized protein LOC130502829, with protein sequence MSFSSDDAADKLIEDTVDQHVDNFIDQHVDNFIDQQINKPKRRAYIERHREQGHEDLWNDYFSENPTYPPEMFRRRFRMTKPLFLSIVDRLSNEVPYFRQRRNAHGRYGLSALQKCTAAIRMLAYGQSGDTYDEYLRLGESTALLCLEKFNEAIIQLYGDEYLRKPTPADLQRLLDIGEVRGFPGMIGSIDCMHWEWKNCPRSWRGQYTRGHGKPTIVLEAVASQDLWIWHAFFGLPGTLNDINVLDRSQVFSDIIQGRAPKVNFTVNGHNYRMAYYLTDGIYPKWSTFIQSIPLPQGLKAELFAEKQESARKDVERAFGVLQSRFAIVKNPALLWDKEKIGKIMRTCVILHNMIVENERNTYILSDTSEFESGESSRSSQVEISQPTDSPSNFVSRHGIQAQIRDQQKHDRLKADLVENIWQKYGDLDE encoded by the coding sequence ATGTCTTTCTCATCAGATGATGCAGCAGATAAACTAATTGAAGATACAGTTGACCAACATGTTGATAATTTTATCGACCAACATGTTGATAATTTTATCGACCAACAAATTAACAAGCCGAAGAGACGAGCTTATATCGAAAGACATAGGGAGCAAGGCCACGAAGACCTTTGGAACGACTATTTCAGTGAAAATCCTACATACCCACCAGAAATGTTTAGGCGGCGTTTTCGAATGACGAAGCCATTGTTCCTTTCCATTGTCGATCGCCTGAGTAATGAAGTTCCATACTTTCGTCAGAGACGAAATGCTCACGGAAGGTACGGTCTATCTGCACTTCAAAAGTGTACTGCGGCTATACGTATGCTAGCATATGGTCAATCGGGAGATACGTATGACgaatatctccgacttggtgagaGTACCGCACTTTTATGTTTGGAGAAGTTCAACGAAGCGATAATACAATTGTATGGAGATGAGTATCTACGAAAACCTACACCAGCTGATCTTCAACGATTACTCGATATCGGAGAGGTACGCGGATTTCCGGGAATGATAGGcagcatcgactgtatgcattgggagtggaaaaacTGTCCAAGGTCTTGGAGAGGGCAGTACACACGAGGTCACGGAAAGCCGACCATTGTCTTAGAGGCTGTGGCATCACAggatctttggatatggcacgcaTTTTTCGGTTTACCAGGTACCCTCAACGATATTAATGTTCTCGATCGGTCACAAGTTTTTTCTGACATTATACAAGGTCGAGCTCCTAAAGTTAATTTCACGGTCAACGGCCACAATTATCGTATGGCGTACTACCTTACAGACGGAATCTATCCTaaatggtcaacatttatcCAATCCATCCCACTACCTCAAGGTCTTAAAGCTGAGCTTTTTGCTGAAAAACAAGAATCCGCCAGAAAAGATGTCGAACGTGCTTTCGGAGTTTTGCAATCGAGGTTTGCAATAGTTAAAAATCCGGCTCTACTATGGGACAAGGAAAAGATTGGAAAGATTATGAGAACTTGTGTCATACTACACAATATGATAGTAGAGAACGAACGAAACACATATATTCTGTCTGATACATCTGAGTTCGAGTCGGGAGAGTCAAGCAGGAGTTCACAGGTGGAAATCTCGCAACCTACGGACTCCCCTTCCAACTTTGTTAGTAGGCATGGCATTCAAGCTCAAATTCGGGATCAACAGAAACATGATCGTTTGAAAGCcgatttagttgaaaatatatggcaaAAATATGGTGATCTAGATGAATAA
- the LOC108826009 gene encoding E3 ubiquitin-protein ligase PUB23 has product MMRANQKPKSHAPPRPLFSCGFFRRCTQSVLSPTSPHQQPRRKPTTTTTTTSSSSSSSTSTSQSFTQWRFPHHLDQTPSTAPPPPPPTRPPPPPPLPVSTTLQETYQIAELHLASVSDSDKLLALQLLERVVVPDPPSDPTCPPALMRGLVSCLRSNRIVTAKYVTKILLALCLAEGNRHVAVEAGAARAVVETAAGLENSAVERALAALELMCTTAEGAAEVRAHAMTVPAMVAVMARLAGRGREYAISILAVVYGRGGAFSGEEIAVAPAEEVARAVALALEGECTSRGRRKGAHLLKTLEEYGRLDLSQNGT; this is encoded by the coding sequence ATGATGAGAGCAAACCAGAAACCGAAATCCCACGCGCCACCGCGTCCTCTCTTCTCCTGTGGCTTCTTCCGCCGCTGCACACAATCCGTCCTCAGTCCTACCTCTCCTCACCAACAGCCTCGCCGTAAgccaaccaccaccaccaccaccacctcctcctcttcATCCTCCTCGACCTCCACTTCTCAAAGCTTCACTCAATGGCGTTTCCCTCATCATCTCGatcaaactccatccaccgcaccacctcctcctcctcctactcgTCCTCCGCCTCCTCCGCCTCTCCCTGTCTCCACCACTCTCCAAGAAACCTACCAGATCGCCGAGCTTCACCTCGCGTCCGTCTCTGACTCCGACAAGCTCCTCGCTCTTCAGCTACTCGAGCGGGTCGTCGTACCCGACCCGCCGTCCGACCCGACGTGTCCTCCGGCTCTCATGCGAGGCCTGGTCTCCTGCCTTCGCAGCAACAGGATCGTAACCGCCAAATACGTTACCAAGATCCTCCTCGCGCTCTGCCTCGCCGAAGGTAACCGCCACGTGGCCGTCGAGGCGGGTGCAGCTCGAGCGGTGGTGGAAACTGCGGCGGGGCTAGAGAACTCTGCGGTGGAACGCGCCTTAGCTGCGCTCGAGCTCATGTGCACGACGGCGGAAGGCGCGGCGGAGGTTCGTGCTCACGCGATGACGGTGCCGGCGATGGTGGCGGTGATGGCGAGATTGGCCGGGAGGGGGAGAGAATACGCCATAAGCATACTCGCCGTGGTCTACGGAAGAGGAGGAGCATTTTCCGGCGAAGAGATTGCGGTGGCGCCGGCGGAGGAAGTGGCGAGGGCGGTGGCTCTGGCGCTGGAAGGAGAGTGCACAtcgagaggaagaagaaaagggGCCCACCTATTGAAGACCCTCGAGGAATATGGACGGTTGGATCTGAGTCAGAATGGGACATAG
- the LOC130508663 gene encoding glutathione S-transferase T3-like has protein sequence MEPLAQNPQASPVNQRRKWTTKEDVVLISAWLNTSKDAIVSTDQKAGAFWKRIVDYVNGSPQLSGAVPREWSQCKQRWGRINEQVCKFVGCYEAAVREQASGQNENDVMKAAHDIFLNELGIKFSLEHCWRELRFDQKWKSLAVPKEGPKEKRKEVVAEEEAADVRPPGVKACKAAKRKRQGYDEIHSMLAVKKEIQQQKLLERLLAKDPTHLTASEITLMEKLISEMI, from the coding sequence atggAACCTTTAGCCCAAAACCCACAAGCCTCTCCCGTTAACCAAAGACGCAAGTGGACAACCAAAGAAGACGTTGTGCTCATCAGTGCTTGGTTGAACACCAGCAAGGATGCCATCGTCAGTACTGACCAGAAGGCCGGAGCATTTTGGAAGAGAATCGTCGACTACGTCAACGGAAGCCCTCAGCTCAGTGGCGCCGTCCCTAGAGAGTGGAGTCAGTGTAAGCAGAGGTGGGGGAGAATCAACGAGCAGGTGTGCAAGTTTGTCGGCTGCTATGAAGCAGCTGTGAGGGAGCAAGCGAGTGGCCAAAACGAGAATGATGTCATGAAGGCTGCCCATGACATCTTCTTGAATGAACTTGGCATCAAGTTCAGCCTTGAACATTGTTGGAGAGAACTACGCTTCGATCAGAAATGGAAGTCACTCGCTGTGCCCAAAGAAGGTCCCAAGGAGAAAAGGAAGGAGGTGGTGGCTGAGGAGGAAGCTGCGGATGTTCGGCCTCCTGGTGTCAAGGCTTGCAAAGCAGCCAAACGCAAGAGGCAGGGTTATGATGAAATACATAGCATGCTTGCTGTGAAAAAGGAGATACAGCAACAGAAACTCCTTGAGCGTCTCCTTGCCAAAGACCCTACCCATCTAACTGCAAGCGAAATCACCCTCATGGAGAAACTCATTTCTGAAATGATTTGA
- the LOC108840485 gene encoding uncharacterized protein LOC108840485 isoform X1 yields MDPAAERRDMKRNIEYNNSLQYVADSEYGIPTRCYCGGRMIDEVQGKEERDTFPGKRFFTCINYQADGLHYRQPWVHGVQEEIEKLTNRLQAAEKVIKEVPILSQQIESLEEQVKRLSGQVDVLSVKVADLEMVCFD; encoded by the exons ATGGATCCCGCAGCAGAGAGAAGAGACATGAAGAGGAACATTGAGTACAACAATAGCTTGCAATATGTGGCTGATTCGGAGTACGGGATACCGACAAGGTGTTACTGTGGTGGGAGAATGATTGACGAGGTTCAGGGGAAGGAGGAGAGAGACACTTTTCCTGGGAAGCGCTTCTTCACATGCATAAACTACCAG GCTGATGGGCTCCATTATCGTCAGCCTTGGGTTCACGGTGTCCAGGAGGAGATCGAGAAGCTCACTAACCGCCTGCAGGCGGCTGAGAAGGTGATCAAGGAGGTGCCCATCCTCAGTCAACAGATTGAGTCACTTGAG GAACAGGTTAAGAGGCTCTCTGGCCAGGTTGATGTTCTCAGTGTCAAAGTCGCTGACCTGGAGATGGTCTGCTTCGATTGA
- the LOC108840485 gene encoding uncharacterized protein LOC108840485 isoform X2: MDPAAERRDMKRNIEYNNSLQYVADSEYGIPTRCYCGGRMIDEVQGKEERDTFPGKRFFTCINYQADGLHYRQPWVHGVQEEIEKLTNRLQAAEKVIKEVPILSQQIESLEVKRLSGQVDVLSVKVADLEMVCFD, from the exons ATGGATCCCGCAGCAGAGAGAAGAGACATGAAGAGGAACATTGAGTACAACAATAGCTTGCAATATGTGGCTGATTCGGAGTACGGGATACCGACAAGGTGTTACTGTGGTGGGAGAATGATTGACGAGGTTCAGGGGAAGGAGGAGAGAGACACTTTTCCTGGGAAGCGCTTCTTCACATGCATAAACTACCAG GCTGATGGGCTCCATTATCGTCAGCCTTGGGTTCACGGTGTCCAGGAGGAGATCGAGAAGCTCACTAACCGCCTGCAGGCGGCTGAGAAGGTGATCAAGGAGGTGCCCATCCTCAGTCAACAGATTGAGTCACTTGAG GTTAAGAGGCTCTCTGGCCAGGTTGATGTTCTCAGTGTCAAAGTCGCTGACCTGGAGATGGTCTGCTTCGATTGA
- the LOC108842919 gene encoding protein EMBRYONIC FLOWER 1, with product MGSSIKINSISIDLAGAANEIDMVKCDHFSIRGYVAETRERDHKKCWPFPEESAILVDQESYSLPSLSVPKSRWWRCMSCIRDINADETKDCGLHPNSRGLCGKKRYISGSKLNSLTINDQEKERRTDDITGNAVQEFEEGNCKRSQKNDQRATTTVRNKAKKLASQEQGRNKRAKATDINSWKEKHNVGVQAVTTFGSSDIAGLVEDTPPKATKNHRDSLVLTQCDNGSSESINLAMTGLQRRKTRKVRRLSELLDQPETKTSGGTSDNNIRKEEPSSSKRGRKRKVLPENNYVSRKLITVGAASDQDYSTSSDSGFERDLIKGKQKNRRFQVVDEFVPSVLPCETSQKIDADHLLSKSTALSVPCPLSAQRTEKKLSLSRKKKHKPVSDTGKSSTLISFSSQYTDDRLASEGYIRKRIPQVNDTRPVISLHVPENNDHVRSRDAEANRLGEFGSSSKSNTGGWLRPGVENAVDFSRNNNLIDRSSVLQKDASGADRKGKTVMFQEHHEEPKRQSHDRNENTPEDQNDDIPMEIVELLAKNQYERCLPDKEEDVTNNNKQTSQDTTHKPKNTLLIDLNETYDSGASLEDNNTSSRPPKPFESVNARREEQQHIKSLDFFPISQPYVPSPFGIFPPPQENRASSIRFSGHTCQWLGNVPTMSTQPPYRVLRPCNTCQSGPHQYREAASHPIWASSMRPPPPPQCHHHTPVSFNMDPSTKLGMLPQPPPRNDNTWNLNFVSAAANGKQKCGPSTSEFSFGCKHGGGVNNSRPVEAFSSDSSIPALHLLSLMDPRVGPNSTPSDHQGNTNATKRHFPLVNQQPKERVEIQTGDSSKTAAYPTKQSPYDYYNKSFPIGPPLGASSFSFQNAQAPWVHHQENKTKRKEPDQGRFQLLGASDSMKLPLKFHMMDKERKQNRKAESCSNNASAWPPKNSCGPIVCSVSRNPADFTIAEPGNVYMLTGESLKVRKRAIYKKKPSLSKQDALNQTMKAVRPVTENV from the exons ATGGGATCTTCTATTAAGATCAACTCAATATCCATAGATCTTGCAGGCGCCGCCAACGAGATTGATATGGTAAAATGTGATCATTTCTCCATACG TGGATACGTAGCTGAAACACGTGAGAGAGATCATAAAAAATGTTGGCCGTTTCCGGAGGAGAGTGCTATTCTGGTGGACCAAGAAAGCTATTCTCTTCCTTCGCTATCTGTTCCAAAGTCTAGATGGTGGCGTTGTATGAGCTGCATCAGAGATATCAATGCTGATGAGACAAAAG ATTGTGGACTGCATCCAAACTCGAGAGGTTTATGCGGGAAAAAGAGATATATCAGTGGAAGCAAATTGAATTCACTAACTATTAATGATCAGGAGAAAGAAAGGAGAACTGATGATATTACAG GTAATGCTGTTCAGGAGTTTGAGGAAGGAAACTGCAAAAGATCTCAGAAGAATGATCAGAGAG CTACTACTACAGTTAGGAACAAGGCCAAAAAGCTCGCAAGCCAAGAGCAAGGAAGAAACAAGAGAGCTAAAGCAACAGATATTAACAGCTGGAAAGAGAAACATAACGTGGGTGTTCAAGCTGTGACAACTTTTGGATCATCTGATATCGCTGGTTTGGTCGAGGATACGCCTCCTAAAGCCACCAAGAACCATAGAGACAGTCTTGTTCTAACCCAATGCGACAACGGGTCATCAGAGAGTATAAACCTTGCAATGACTGGTTTGCAGCGTAGGAAAACTCGCAAGGTTCGTCGACTTAGCGAGCTGCTTGATCAACCAGAGACCAAAACCAGTGGCGGTACTAGTGACAACAACATCAGAAAGGAAGAGCCCTCTTCTTCGAAAAGGGGTAGAAAAAGAAAAGTGTTGCCTGAAAACAACTATGTGAGCAGGAAGTTAATCACTGTCGGCGCAGCATCTGATCAAGATTATAGTACATCAAGTGACAGTGGGTTTGAGAGAGATCTTATTAAAGGTAAGCAGAAGAACAGAAGGTTCCAGGTTGTTGACGAGTTTGTACCATCAGTGCTTCCTTGTGAAACTTCACAAAAGATTGATGCAGATCATCTTCTTAGTAAGAGTACTGCTTTATCAGTTCCTTGTCCTCTGAGTGCTCAGAGAACAGAGAAGAAGCTAAGCCtatcaagaaagaagaaacataaGCCTGTATCAGATACCGGGAAGAGTAGTACACTGATCAGCTTTAGTTCCCAATATACTGACGATCGTTTAGCTTCAGAAGGGTATATTAGAAAACGTATCCCTCAGGTTAATGATACTAGGCCGGTGATTTCTTTGCATGTGCCAGAGAATAATGATCATGTGAGATCAAGAGATGCAGAAGCAAACCGTCTTGGAGAGTTTGGTTCCTCTTCCAAATCCAACACAGGTGGATGGTTGAGACCAGGAGTAGAGAATGCTGTTGACTTCAGCAGAAACAACAACCTTATAGATAGATCTTCTGTGTTGCAAAAG GATGCTTCTGGAGCTGACAGAAAGGGGAAGACAGTAATGTTCCAAGAACATCATGAGGAACCCAAAAGGCAAAGCCATGACAGAAATGAGAATACTCCTGAAGACCAAAACGACGATATTCCCATGGAGATTGTCGAGCTCTTGGCCAAGAACCAATACGAAAGGTGCCTTCCAGACAAAGAAGAGGACGttaccaacaacaacaaacagaCGTCACAAGACACAACACACAAACCCAAGAACACTCTATTGATTGATCTCAATGAAACCTATGATAGCGGAGCCTCGCTGGAGGACAACAACACATCATCAAGACCACCAAAACCATTTGAAAGCGTTAATGCAAGGAGAGAGGAACAACAACACATCAAGTCTCTTGACTTTTTCCCCATAAGTCAACCCTATGTGCCTTCTCCGTTTGGGATCTTTCCTCCTCCACAAGAAAACCGAGCTAGCTCCATCAGGTTCTCTGGTCACACCTGCCAGTGGCTTGGTAACGTCCCAACTATGTCTACTCAGCCCCCATATAGGGTACTACGTCCGTGTAACACCTGCCAGAGTGGTCCACACCAATACAGAGAAGCAGCTTCTCATCCAATATGGGCATCTTCAatgagaccaccaccaccaccacagtGTCATCACCATACGCCAGTCTCTTTCAACATGGATCCGTCAACGAAGCTTGGTATGCTTCCACAGCCACCACCAAGAAACGACAATACATGGAACCTCAACTTTGTCTCCGCCGCCGCCAACGGGAAGCAAAAGTGTGGGCCTAGTACTTCAGAGTTCTCGTTTGGGTGCAAACATGGTGGTGGAGTTAATAATAGTAGACCAGTGGAGGCGTTCTCTAGTGATAGTTCTATACCTGCGTTGCATCTACTCAGCCTTATGGATCCTCGGGTTGGACCAAACAGTACTCCCTCTGACCACCAGGGAAACACTAATGCTACTAAAAGACACTTTCCACTTGTTAACCAGCAGCCCAAGGAACGTGTAGAGATTCAAACAGGAGACTCTAGTAAGACAGCAGCCTATCCAACCAAGCAGTCACCTTATGATTATTACAACAAGAGCTTCCCCATCGGTCCACCGCTCGGTGCGTCTTCGTTTTCGTTTCAAAATGCACAAGCTCCATGGGTTCATCATCAAGAGAATAAAACCAAGAGAAAAGAGCCGGACCAAGGGAGATTCCAGCTGCTAGGGGCATCAGATTCAATGAAGCTCCCTTTGAAGTTTCACATGATGGATAAAGAGAGGAAACAGAACAGAAAAGCAGAGAGCTGCAGTAATAATGCCTCCGCGTGGCCTCCAAAGAACAGTTGCGGACCCATTGTGTGCAGCGTGAGTAGAAACCCGGCTGATTTCACCATTGCTGAACCTGGGAATGTTTACATGTTAACGGGTGAGAGTCTCAAGGTTCGAAAACGCGCGATCTACAAGAAAAAACCAAGCTTGTCTAAGCAAGATGCACTGAACCAGACTATGAAGGCTGTTCGTCCAGTTACAGAAAATGTCTAG
- the LOC108842920 gene encoding L-gulonolactone oxidase 3 — MCFSHTLSLSVLCLLVTIWTVRSVPPQPPVRCDKTGCTVSNAYGAWPDRKSCNAANITYPTTEEELRKAVAYASEYNLKVKTVTKFSHTIPKLACPSGSDAMLISTSKYNSVIEIEPDRLTVTADSGVSLRELIDKVEAAGFSIGTSPYWEGVSIGGLISTGSHGSSWSGRGGSVHDHVVGISLVVPANSSEGYAKVIRVEEGRDDKLLNAVKVSLGVLGVVSKVKLSIEKAFNRSITYNFTSDVALEDIFMEHGKKFEFGDITWYPSRKTAVYRYDFRSPVNASGNGVNDFIGFQSNPILISKGVRALEKSLEASKSESGKCKTADTTLAYKKVTGNGLKNSGLIFTGYPVIGNQGKIQTSGSCLYSSSMRIDVSCAWDPRYNGLFFYETTAIFPLSRFRDFIIDVKKLRDMKPERLCGIDIYNGILIRFIKGSRAYLGQTEDSVVIDFNYYRADDALTPRLNQDVMEEMEQMAFFKYEAKPHWGKNRKVGFFGVKQKYGPNFDKFLEVKNKLDPKKMFSSEWSDEILFGREGSKYDGCALEGNCVCSEDRHCSPSKGYFCRQGLVYTQARVCRFSSSQVSMA, encoded by the exons ATGTGTTTTTCTCATACACTATCTCTTTCAGTCTTATGTCTCCTCGTCACTATATGGACCGTCCGTTCCGTGCCACCACAACCACCGGTTCGATGCGACAAAACCGGCTGCACCGTCTCGAACGCTTACGGCGCGTGGCCTGACCGGAAAAGCTGCAACGCGGCTAACATCACATACCCAACAACGGAAGAAGAGCTACGTAAAGCCGTGGCTTACGCGTCTGAGTACAATCTCAAGGTCAAAACCGTAACCAAATTCTCTCACACCATACCGAAACTTGCTTGTCCTTCCGGTTCAGATGCAATGCTAATCAGCACGTCGAAATACAACTCGGTTATCGAAATTGAACCGGACCGGTTAACGGTTACGGCAGACTCGGGAGTCTCGTTGAGAGAGCTGATAGATAAAGTGGAAGCAGCTGGGTTTAGCATCGGAACTTCGCCGTATTGGGAAGGAGTGAGTATTGGTGGGCTGATAAGTACAGGGTCCCACGGAAGCTCGTGGTCGGGACGAGGCGGTTCGGTTCACGATCACGTTGTCGGAATCAGCCTTGTGGTTCCCGCGAATTCATCTGAAGGTTACGCCAAAGTCATTAGAgttgaagaaggaagagacgACAAGCTTCTTAACGCCGTTAAAGTGTCATTGGGTGTTTTAGGAGTCGTCTCAAAG GTGAAGCTTTCGATAGAGAAAGCATTCAATAGAAGCATCACGTATAACTTCACATCTGACGTAGCTCTTGAAGACATTTTCATGGAACATGGCAAGAAATTCGAGTTCGGAGACATAACTTGGTATCCTTCTAGAAAAACTGCGGTTTACCGTTACGACTTCCGATCACCGGTCAACGCCTCCGGCAACGGAGTCAACGATTTTATTGGTTTTCAGTCCAACCCTATCTTGATCTCTAAAGGGGTTCGAGCATTAG AGAAGTCACTTGAAGCTAGTAAAAGCGAGAGTGGGAAGTGTAAGACGGCTGACACTACGTTGGCCTACAAGAAAGTAACCGGGAACGGTTTAAAGAACAGTGGTTTGATCTTTACCGGATATCCGGTTATCGGCAACCAAGGAAAGATTCAGACATCAGGGTCTTGTCTTTACTCATCCTCCATGAGAATTGATGTCTCTTGTGCTTGGGATCCGAGATATAACGGTCTTTTCTTCTATGAGACGACAGCTATATTCCCGTTATCTCGGTTTAGAGACTTTATCATCGACGTCAAGAAGCTAAGAGACATGAAACCCGAAAGACTTTGCGGGATTGATATCTATAACGGCATCCTCATACGTTTCATCAAGGGCTCAAGGGCTTATCTCGGCCAAACAGAGGATTCAGTGGTCATTGACTTTAACTATTACCGAGCTGACGATGCCTTGACCCCCAGGTTAAACCAAGATGTGATGGAGGAGATGGAGCAGATGGCGTTTTTCAAATACGAGGCAAAGCCGCATTGGGGGAAGAATAGGAAAGTGGGTTTCTTTGGCGTGAAGCAAAAATATGGACCTAACTTTGACAAGTTCTTGGAAGTGAAGAACAAGTTAGATCCTAAAAAGATGTTCTCTAGTGAGTGGTCAGATGAGATTCTTTTTGGACGAGAAGGTTCCAAGTATGATGGATGTGCACTTGAAGGGAACTGTGTGTGTTCAGAAGACAGGCATTGTAGTCCTTCCAAAGGTTACTTTTGTAGACAAGGCCTTGTTTATACACAAGCTAGGGTTTGCAGATTCTCCTCCTCTCAAGTTTCAATGGcttaa